The segment ATTATCGATCAAGGCAAAAGTGattgattattgaaaaataaaaaaaagcatttactGGGGTGTAAATCGAGATTGTTTGTGAATGTCTGTTCATAATGGTACTGAACCACCACCGTTCAGTGTCTCATCGTGTTGAGCAAGCCTTAAGCCCACTGCCGATACAGGAAGCGTAAGCCATCATATGTGGAATGGCGTTCTGTTCGTAGGATCCGGTGAACAAATGAGACCACGGTCCAGATGCGTACACCGCAACGTCCTCTCCTCCGTGTGTTTCCAGTTCGACTGGAAGCGTCGCCGGGTAGCGGAAATAGTCCGCCGAAGTGTCCATCTTTCGAATATCCATTCGGCCTTTATTTTCGACGTCCATATGGTCGTAAAACCCGAGACCATTTGCGTAAGTGAGGGTCATATATGGAAGCTTATCGGTTGAAGTGCCTGCGGCACTGGTAATGTCCGTGCCTCGGTTCTAAAAAACGGAAACAGTCAATGATTTTATGAGTGAAAACCAATCCAGACGCTTACCGGATAACCACTGAAACTGACACTGTGCGAGTGATCGGCCGTAACAACAATGAGCGTGTCTTCTTCGCTAAATTTGGCTCGGGCAAACTCTACGGCTTTTGCAAATTCGACCGTTTCGTCCAACGCCAGCTTTCCCCAGTTATCGTGATGGGCGTGATCAATACGACCCCCTTCAACGAACAGGAAAAATCCATTTTCATTTGTGCTAAGTAAATCCGTCGCCCGATCAACCATTTCCGTCAGTGTCGGTTCGTCctgcatatcgtttcgcacCTTGTCCAAATTAAACGCACAATGATTCGACTCGAACAGTCCTAGCAGACGATCCGTTTGCACTGGATCTACATTAAACAGCTCCTGCTTGGTCCAAACGTATGTTCGGTTTTCTCCGAATCCCACTAGCTCCTGCCACTCTCGAATTAAATTTTTTCCATCCCGACGCTTACCTGGTTTTTGATCCTCTGGGTCCAGTTCGGTTTGATCCAAAAATTGTCGGCGTCCACCGCCGAGAATCACCCTCAAACGCTTACCGACTTCTCCGTGCACCAGCTGCTCTGCAATATCATCCAACACAGTTGGGTCACATCCGTCGTCTTCGATCCATGCGTCATCTTCCCAGTCACGGTTTGCCGTATGTGCGTATATACCAGCTGGGCTAGCGTGAGTGACACGGGTGGTGGTCACCAGTCCGGCGTCTTTTCCGGCATCCATGGCCCACTCGGCAATCGAATGGGTGTGCGTACTTTTGTCCAATTCCGCGACACAATCCATGTTCGGAACCTGAGCGTTGACTCCGATAGTAGCGTAGTTTCCTTTAACACCGCTAAGATAGGCCGTAGCCGTGCAAGCTGAGTCCGCTACCTGGTAGTCTACGCAGTACGTTTTGGACATGCCGGTGTAAGGAAACTTCTCAAAGGACAGTTCTTTCTCTTCTCCTCCAGCGTAGACTCGTGACATGCTTACTGTTGAGATTGACATTCCATCGCCCAGGAAAAGGATAACGTTTTTTGCGATGTTTCGATTTTCCTTGCGATCCAGGAGTTTGGCAACCGTTTTCCTGGCTTCCGCATGCCAGTAGTCGATGGTTTGTTCCAGTTGAGCGTTTCGGGTATCAGCTCTGACAGTACGGTCCTCCGGGAAGCTTGGATGGTAGCCTTCATCTTCCGAACGTTGCCGCCACTGATTTCCCTCGAGAGGTACGGCGAGGCAAAAGCTTAATAACGACGTCACACAAATCACCAGCAGCTTCATGTTAACCGATTGACCAACGTGTAGGCTATTGGCTTCGCCAACCGATGCTCTCGGTGCTTTTATGAATAATAGCAACTGATAACATAGGCGATTATAATTGAACGCCCGACCAGCGCCGGAGGGAAGAATGCAGTCGAAGAATGCCATTAAATTTGATAACGAGGACTATTATCGATTCGAAAAAATGAGATACTGTGGTCGTGGTAGCGTACCTTGGAATTagaattttatttgttttaaatttgattgaagattttactggcaAGCAGTTAGACCATGGCCAATACACGATGCGTAGGCCATCATGTGGGGGATGGTGTTCTGCTCGTAGGTGCCCGTGAAGAGATGGGACCACGGTCCCGAAGCATACACTGCGACATCCTCACCTCCGTGGGTTTCAGATTCAACCGGAAGCGTTGTTGGAAATCGGAACTGGTTGCTACTTGTGTCCAGCTTGGAAACGTTAACCCTTCCACCATTTTCAGTGTCAATGTGATCGTAGTAACCCAATCCATTTGCATAGCTGATCGTCATGTAGGGAAGCCCGTCCGCTGCTTGTCCAGtacttccaaaaatatcctGTGATCGTTcctaaacaaacatttttgttagttGCTGCTTCCTAAGACAACAATTGCATTGCAAACCTACCGCATATCCACTGTAGCTTACACTGTGAGAATGATCCGACGTTACTACGATAAGAGTATCATCTTCCCTGAATTTTTCCCGAGCTAGACGAATTGCTCTAGCGAACTCAACTGTTTCATCCAAAGCCAGTCTAGCCATGGTACTATGATGAGCATGATCAATTCGACCACCCTCAACAAACAGGAAAAATCCTCTATCGTTTTTCCGTAAAATATCCGTTGCCTTATCCACCATTTCAGCTAGCGTCGGTTCCTGTGATAGTTTATTCCGTACCCTGTCCAAATTATAAACGCAATGACTGGGTTCGAAGAGCCCCAACAACCTATCCGTCGTTTTCGGATCAACCGCTAGCAGATCCTCTTTGTTCCAAACGTAAGTGCGATTTTCCCCTTTCACACTGGTCTCCAACCATTCCCGGATCAAATTCCGTCCGTCCTTTCGGTTTCCCACTTTCCCGGTTTCCGGATCCAGATCGTTATGTAGAAACTCACGCCGACCGCCACCCAAAATTACCTTCAAGCGACGACCAGTTTCTCCGTGAACCAACTGTTGGGCGATATCCTGCACCCGGTTCTTATCGCAACCATCCCGTTCCACTTCGTGGTCATTCTCACGATTTCGGTTAGCAGTGTGCGCATAAACCCCAGCCGGCGAAGCATGTGTCACCCGGGTCGTAGTCACCAGACCGGCGTCCTTTCCTGCGTCCATGGCCCACCTAGCAATCGAATGCGTATGAGTTTCGGTATCCAGCTCCACCTGGCAATCGTGCAGAGGAACCTTTGCATTAACGCCGATCGTTCCGTAATTACCCTTGACTCCGGTAAGATAGGCAGTGGCCGTACCGGCCGAATCCGGCACCTGGTAGTCAACGTTGTACGTCTTTGACATGCCGATGTAGGGAAACCGCTCGAACGATAGGGTTTTCTCCTCACCACCAGCGTACACGCGTGCCATGTTCACGGTTGAAATGGACATTCCGTCACCCAGGAAAAGAATCACATTTTTTGCAACGTTTTTGTTCGGTGTCCGTTTACGTATGCGGTCGACTGTCTGCTGAGCAGTCTCTAACCAATAGCCTAGGGTGTTCTCCAGCTGAGCTTGGCTGGAGTATTGTTCAGCGGTTAGTTTTTTGATCGGGAAGCTGGGATGTGGTAATTCACGCTGAACAGCTGGAGAACTGTTAACTACTAGGAAATTGATCGTCAACAAAACAAACACCGATACCCGATGCATCTTCGACTTTTGCAGAGTGGACACTGCAGTAGTTATTTAATTGATAGTTGGTTTTAATGGCATACATTCACCATTTAAGTGGAGAGATAATTGTGACAATCAACAGTAAAACTATTATTGGCAAGTTTGTCGAAAACTGTTTCCTAGCCGCCGGTTGATTTACGAGGATTACCTTATGACAAAGCACTTGATAATAACTTGTTGAATATTGTTATCTAGGGACTTGACTTTTTCTTGAGGATTAATTAATGATGGGTTTTAATTTATAGCTATTAGAAACCATTTACTTGGAAAGGTCCTCCCTAAAacaattgataaaaatattttttaaaaatgttcaCGTGTCATAATGGCAGACTTCATAATACATGTTCGTAAAATTTAGGCGGAATTTATTTTGACTCTATTATGTCAGTTTAACAATAATGCACTTTCCAGATTTTCTCATGGCAAAACGGTACAGAACCATAGAATTTTACAATTTATCATCAATTCTAATATAGTTTCATAAGTTCcttcattcatttattttatactaACACTAGCCCGCGTGCTTCACATCGTGACTAATTGAAAGCGAATCGGTAGTACTCGACAAAATTTTCTATAACTTCGACGATAAAACTCTTTTTTGCTGTGATAAAAatagattcactataacggagataaccggaatgtaCGACTAAAACACCTCTAACGCTaaatgcaactacgttactgatgcttggcaacgaagatgtgccacccccatcgataagggtagttaaagaagccatccagcggctgactgaagaacaacaaagcagcgggaaaggatggctttggagcggaacttattaaaatgggcccggacaagttgggcGGCTGTCtatatcaattgattgtcaagatttgggatacgaaacgactaccggaggagtggaaagacggggttatctgccctacaagaagggcgataagctggattgtgagaattaCCGAGCgttcactatcctgaatgccgcctacaaagtgctgttccAAGTCATCTTCGACTATCGACTATCTCCAAtagcgaatagatttgtgggatgtTACCAGTCCAGCTTCatggaaggtcggtctacaacggaccaaatcttcaccctacgGAAGATCCTCCAGAGGTGCcgtgaattccgagtccccactcATCACCTGTTCACCGATTTCAGAGCCGCATAttatagcgtaaaccgacaagagctatggaaaattttggacgaaaacggctttccgggtaagcttactagacttctgagccgtagcgtgacattgtggcgctcttggcgGAAACCCAATTTGGCGCCCCCTCGTTTCCTAAATCAGTTCCTTCCAAAATTGCTTCGACGTCTTGCCAGGTGGCCTTACAGCGATTCACCGGAACCTTCGCTATGGTCGATCAAAAGATACGGCATAGTCaactctttcgtggccttgATGATCAGCTCTTTCGTCGTTTTGGCCACAAAACTATTGgagtaaatgctccgtttgagcttcacccaaaaattttctattggtcgCAGTTGGGGGATATTGAGAGAGTTGGTAATCGTCGGTACAACATTTATCTTCAGTCGTTTCGTCTACTCTTGTGATCTCTTGACACAATGGGTCAATGCCTGGTCCGGCCAAAAGACTACGGCAACTTCCGGTAGATTCCAAAAGTGGGGTCGTAGTTCCAAAAGAAGGTAGCTACTTCCGATAGGTACTTCGTACTGTATCTCCTCGTTTACCCCGAACCCCGAACGATACAACAGCGGCTTGAGTATTCTCTTGGCGCTGATCATCAGTCACAGAAGGATCCTTTTTGGGAACTTCGCGCGGAAGATATACTTGACATCATCGCTTACCTTTTAGGAGGGAGACGTAAAATACTTGGTCCTCTGCCAGTCCTTCAGTCCGTCCAGCGTCAATAGCCAATTACGTCACGTTCAGCCATTCTCTGAGCGATTGTCTGCTAGTCAGACACAGCCAGcctcgactgacgcttccgtataaaaatatacattttagCCAAGTATTTCTTCACCGTTTAACCGGTTGCTCTGACCTCCCGGCCCAAGCCGTGCAACGAGGAGACCACCTTGCTCTCGGttttcagcttctgctgcacgttACTACAGGCTTCCGTTCAAcgtttaggttgttataaatgccagattggctccattcagcggatacgaagtgcttcaccatgtccaacttctCCGCTACGTCGTGTAGCTAtgagtacgaacaaagcatcaagcGCAGTTGTTTGACTGTCTCCGCCATGGCTGCTTCATGCAAATAAACTGATTAGGTGGCGtgaaaaatctataaaatcaagtgcaagagaacggtatatggaagcgaagaatgaaccacgagctcgtgcGTTTTCGCAtggaatccggtaggaacaagacaaagAGGGGCACAGTGAGCGAAGTGGCAAGAccaaccaggtggagcgagatttggCGAGCACTggatgcccgcggaactggagtccagttgccatggaccgaaacagatggagaaatta is part of the Sabethes cyaneus chromosome 2, idSabCyanKW18_F2, whole genome shotgun sequence genome and harbors:
- the LOC128735126 gene encoding membrane-bound alkaline phosphatase-like, with protein sequence MHRVSVFVLLTINFLVVNSSPAVQRELPHPSFPIKKLTAEQYSSQAQLENTLGYWLETAQQTVDRIRKRTPNKNVAKNVILFLGDGMSISTVNMARVYAGGEEKTLSFERFPYIGMSKTYNVDYQVPDSAGTATAYLTGVKGNYGTIGVNAKVPLHDCQVELDTETHTHSIARWAMDAGKDAGLVTTTRVTHASPAGVYAHTANRNRENDHEVERDGCDKNRVQDIAQQLVHGETGRRLKVILGGGRREFLHNDLDPETGKVGNRKDGRNLIREWLETSVKGENRTYVWNKEDLLAVDPKTTDRLLGLFEPSHCVYNLDRVRNKLSQEPTLAEMVDKATDILRKNDRGFFLFVEGGRIDHAHHSTMARLALDETVEFARAIRLAREKFREDDTLIVVTSDHSHSVSYSGYAERSQDIFGSTGQAADGLPYMTISYANGLGYYDHIDTENGGRVNVSKLDTSSNQFRFPTTLPVESETHGGEDVAVYASGPWSHLFTGTYEQNTIPHMMAYASCIGHGLTACQ
- the LOC128735125 gene encoding membrane-bound alkaline phosphatase-like; amino-acid sequence: MAFFDCILPSGAGRAFNYNRLCYQLLLFIKAPRASVGEANSLHVGQSVNMKLLVICVTSLLSFCLAVPLEGNQWRQRSEDEGYHPSFPEDRTVRADTRNAQLEQTIDYWHAEARKTVAKLLDRKENRNIAKNVILFLGDGMSISTVSMSRVYAGGEEKELSFEKFPYTGMSKTYCVDYQVADSACTATAYLSGVKGNYATIGVNAQVPNMDCVAELDKSTHTHSIAEWAMDAGKDAGLVTTTRVTHASPAGIYAHTANRDWEDDAWIEDDGCDPTVLDDIAEQLVHGEVGKRLRVILGGGRRQFLDQTELDPEDQKPGKRRDGKNLIREWQELVGFGENRTYVWTKQELFNVDPVQTDRLLGLFESNHCAFNLDKVRNDMQDEPTLTEMVDRATDLLSTNENGFFLFVEGGRIDHAHHDNWGKLALDETVEFAKAVEFARAKFSEEDTLIVVTADHSHSVSFSGYPNRGTDITSAAGTSTDKLPYMTLTYANGLGFYDHMDVENKGRMDIRKMDTSADYFRYPATLPVELETHGGEDVAVYASGPWSHLFTGSYEQNAIPHMMAYASCIGSGLKACSTR